The Oscillospiraceae bacterium genome contains a region encoding:
- a CDS encoding DUF3990 domain-containing protein: MSTLTIYHGSPEIIEKPQFGKGKTYNDYGRGFYCTEHIELAKEWACTEDVDGFVNKYEIDLSSLKVLNLSSGEYTILHWLAILMKNRKVRLSTPVMKRGREWLIDHFMPDTEGYDAIIGYRADDSYFSFARAFVNNEISLNQLSYTMRLGKLGEQVVLKSKKAFDEIKFVSYEVCDNTIYYAKRKARDDEAREAFNAELEKEDLNGLFMRDIIREEVTPDDARL; this comes from the coding sequence GGCAAGGGTAAAACCTATAACGATTACGGCAGAGGATTTTATTGCACAGAGCACATTGAGCTTGCAAAAGAATGGGCTTGTACCGAAGATGTTGACGGCTTTGTAAATAAATACGAGATAGATTTGTCTAGCCTTAAGGTTTTAAATCTTTCCTCAGGCGAATATACCATTTTACATTGGCTTGCGATTTTGATGAAGAACAGAAAGGTTCGTTTATCTACTCCGGTTATGAAACGTGGTCGTGAATGGCTTATCGATCATTTCATGCCCGACACAGAAGGCTATGATGCAATTATCGGCTATCGTGCTGATGACTCGTATTTCTCATTTGCAAGAGCTTTTGTTAATAACGAAATTTCACTCAATCAGTTATCTTACACTATGCGTCTTGGTAAGCTTGGAGAACAGGTTGTTTTGAAAAGCAAAAAAGCATTCGATGAGATTAAATTTGTGTCGTATGAAGTTTGCGACAATACAATTTACTATGCAAAGCGCAAGGCAAGAGATGATGAAGCAAGAGAAGCATTTAATGCTGAACTTGAAAAAGAAGATTTAAATGGATTGTTTATGAGAGATATTATTCGTGAGGAGGTAACCCCTGATGATGCACGCTTATGA